ATGGTGAAAACAAGGACGTTGGCGATATCGACTAAGTCGTCTCGCCCTCCAATACAAAAGCCCCGGCGCCAACTGGCTGCCGGGGCTTTTTGTTTTCGCCTGATCGTTCGCGCTTATTCAGCGGCGGATTTGGCGGCGGCGCGGGTGACCGTCGAAAGGTCGGCAATGCGGCCGGTCAGCTTGGCACCGGCTTCGACCGACAGGCTTTCCTGATAAAGGTCGCCGTTGATGACGGCGGACTTTTCAACGCGCAGCACGCGGACCTTCACTTCACCCTTGATGTTGCCGCGAATGGTGGCGCTGTCGGCGGTGACAGTGCCGGTGACCGAGCCATGCTCGCCCATCACAAGCTCGCCGCATACGACATCGCCCTTGATGGTGCCATCAAGCTGCAGTTCGCCGTTCACGGTCACATTGCCTTCGATTGTCACATCGGCGGAAAGGATGGAAGGGGTAGACGGGCCGCTGACGCTAGCCATCGGTCCTTTCTTGTTTTCTTTGGAAATGTCGAACATCCGCTGCCACTTTCAGGAAGGGCATGGGGTCCAGGATCCGGTCCCCCTGCCAGATTTCATAATGGAGGTGGGAACTGGTTGCACGGCCGGTGCGTCCCATGTCTCCGATTTGCTGCCCCGCCGCGACAGTCTCACCCACAGAGACGCGCAACCGGCGCATATGACCATAACGGGTTCTGAGCCCATTGCCATGGTCGATTTCGATCATATTGCCATAGGGGCCCCATTTGCCAGACTTGATCACCTTGCCGGCGCCTGTGGCATAGATTGCGGTGCCCGGCCAGCCAGCGAGATCAAGCCCCTTGTGGCTTTTCCATTTGTTGGAGAAGGGGTCGCGGCGGCTGCCGAAACGGCTGGAAACATAATAGTCGGCGGCAGGTTCAGCGGCCGGGAAGGCCTCAAGGAGCACCAGAAGATTCTGATACTGGTCCCACTTTTCCTTCAGTCCGACGAAGGCGGGGTCTTCATATTCCATGCCGAATTCGCTGCCGGGCAGCTTGTTCGTCAGGTACGTGGCCGGATGCCAAAGCGAGCGGCCCTTGGGGG
The Gimibacter soli DNA segment above includes these coding regions:
- a CDS encoding bactofilin family protein, coding for MASVSGPSTPSILSADVTIEGNVTVNGELQLDGTIKGDVVCGELVMGEHGSVTGTVTADSATIRGNIKGEVKVRVLRVEKSAVINGDLYQESLSVEAGAKLTGRIADLSTVTRAAAKSAAE